A stretch of Paludisphaera borealis DNA encodes these proteins:
- a CDS encoding ATPase domain-containing protein, whose protein sequence is MSVEQAAPENGRLVATGVEGLDEILGGGLTPNRVYLLEGNPGSGKTTLAIQCLLDGVRRGESVLYVTLSETKAELTAVARSHGWSLDGVHIVELIAEEADLEPDNQYAMFEPSEIEQGAMARAILSEVENRKPSRVVIDSLSEIRLLAQSSLRYRRQVLALKQFFIGRRCTVLLLDDKTSEVQDLQLQSIAHGVVSLEQLSPEYGAERRRLRIAKLRGQLYQGGYHDFTIRPGGLAVYPRLIAANHGAEDSVEPLKSGIDEVDALLGGGIEFGTSVLLVGPAGSGKSTLSTQFAKSAAEAGMRAAVFAFDERRQTLLKRSRALGMDLSGVIEEGTLTVTQVDPAELSPGEFAHQVRKAVEGEAGEPGAKVVVIDSLNGYMNAMPEEQFLTAQLHELLTYLGNKGVVTFLVVAQYGLVGDMQTPVDTSYVADAVILFRFFEAKGHVRQAISVIKKRIGEHERTIRELRLSHRGIEVGGPLEQFQGILTGTPQFSGPNDSLMRRGDD, encoded by the coding sequence ATGAGCGTGGAGCAGGCGGCCCCTGAGAACGGGCGACTCGTCGCCACGGGCGTCGAAGGGCTCGACGAGATCTTGGGCGGCGGGTTGACTCCAAACCGCGTCTACCTCCTCGAAGGGAACCCCGGCTCGGGGAAAACGACTCTCGCGATACAATGTCTGCTCGACGGCGTCAGGCGCGGCGAGTCGGTCCTTTACGTCACTCTGTCCGAGACCAAGGCCGAACTCACCGCCGTCGCCAGGTCGCACGGGTGGTCATTGGACGGCGTCCACATCGTCGAGTTGATCGCTGAAGAAGCGGACCTTGAGCCGGACAACCAGTACGCTATGTTCGAGCCCTCCGAAATCGAGCAAGGCGCCATGGCGAGGGCCATCCTCTCCGAGGTCGAGAATCGTAAGCCCAGCCGGGTCGTGATCGATTCACTCTCGGAGATTCGGCTGCTCGCGCAGAGCTCGTTGCGGTATCGGCGCCAGGTTCTCGCCTTGAAGCAATTTTTCATCGGCCGACGCTGCACCGTCCTTCTCCTCGACGACAAGACGTCCGAGGTACAAGATTTGCAGCTTCAGAGCATCGCCCACGGCGTCGTCTCCTTGGAGCAGCTTTCGCCAGAATACGGTGCCGAGCGACGACGCCTCCGGATCGCCAAGCTCCGTGGCCAGTTGTACCAGGGAGGATATCATGACTTCACCATCCGTCCCGGCGGGCTTGCCGTCTATCCTCGGCTCATCGCCGCCAATCACGGTGCGGAGGACAGCGTGGAACCGCTCAAGAGCGGTATCGACGAGGTCGACGCCCTGCTGGGCGGCGGCATCGAGTTCGGGACGAGCGTGCTTCTCGTCGGCCCGGCGGGGAGCGGTAAATCGACGCTCTCCACCCAGTTTGCAAAATCCGCGGCCGAGGCGGGGATGAGGGCCGCCGTGTTCGCGTTCGACGAGCGGCGTCAGACGCTTCTCAAAAGGTCCAGGGCGCTTGGCATGGACCTGTCGGGCGTCATCGAGGAGGGGACCTTGACCGTGACCCAGGTCGACCCGGCGGAACTCTCGCCCGGAGAATTCGCCCACCAGGTGCGCAAAGCCGTGGAAGGCGAAGCCGGCGAGCCCGGAGCGAAGGTCGTCGTCATCGACAGCCTGAACGGCTACATGAACGCGATGCCCGAGGAGCAGTTCCTCACGGCGCAGCTCCACGAACTTCTCACGTATCTCGGAAACAAGGGGGTCGTGACCTTCCTCGTCGTCGCCCAGTATGGTCTCGTCGGAGACATGCAGACCCCGGTCGACACGAGCTATGTCGCCGACGCGGTCATCCTCTTTCGATTCTTCGAGGCGAAGGGACATGTCCGGCAGGCGATCTCCGTCATCAAGAAGCGGATCGGCGAGCACGAGCGGACGATCCGCGAACTCCGGCTGAGCCACCGAGGCATCGAGGTCGGCGGGCCGCTCGAGCAGTTCCAGGGCATTTTGACCGGGACGCCCCAATTCAGCGGTCCAAACGATTCGCTGATGAGGCGCGGCGATGACTGA
- a CDS encoding response regulator has protein sequence MTESGGVDDDLAERVLVLAPTTRDAVATEAVLRGVDVACRACRSVDQLCEEARRGAGTVILTEEAALSDQSGGVAALLRDQPPWSDLPLIVLTASGADSPTKLAALRAIGHTTFVKRPVQRSTLVSTVLSALRDRRRQYQARDYLRERELQAEMLREAKDSLAFALEAGRLGSWQLDLETGDISCSSLGKRNFGLPADAELTHATLLKLIHPDDRACVEGEIRASLERGAEYNVEYRIVWPDGSEHWVHIRGRAAFDERGRPVRMAGVSLDVTERKQAEQALRTNVERLKTEDKRKNEFLAMLAHELRNPLSAISNSTEVAKRSQSKQHVEWSLKVIEKQVRHLSRMIDDLLDVSRITRGAIDLRAESLQLSSILYSAVETARPFIEEKKQTLSVDIDLDLEGMKIQGDATRLEQTFVNLLNNAAKYTNPGGRIGLSARRDDGFVVVRVSDTGVGMTPELLARAFDLFAQGDRAAARAEGGLGIGLTLVKSLVELHGGTVAASSAGPGEGSEFTVRLPLAEVAVAEGTRWKEADLDAEKRGVRILVVDDNADTAAGMARLLKLLGHDVAVAQDGPTAVEAARSHRPDVVLLDIGLPGMDGYQVARALRNEGFATAVIVAVSGYGQEDDVRRSQAAGFNHHLVKPVDFDSLISLLGGL, from the coding sequence ATGACTGAGTCCGGCGGCGTCGATGACGATCTTGCCGAGCGAGTACTCGTCCTCGCCCCGACGACGCGGGACGCGGTTGCGACCGAGGCCGTCCTCCGCGGCGTGGACGTCGCCTGCCGCGCGTGCCGGAGCGTCGATCAGCTCTGCGAGGAAGCGAGGCGCGGCGCGGGGACCGTGATCCTCACCGAGGAAGCGGCCTTGTCGGACCAATCGGGCGGCGTCGCGGCGCTCTTGCGGGATCAGCCTCCGTGGTCCGACCTCCCGCTGATCGTCCTCACCGCGTCCGGCGCCGACTCGCCGACCAAGCTCGCCGCACTGCGGGCCATCGGCCACACGACGTTCGTCAAACGCCCCGTGCAACGTTCGACGCTGGTGAGCACGGTCCTGTCGGCCTTGCGAGACCGTCGCCGACAGTATCAGGCGAGGGACTATCTCCGCGAACGCGAACTCCAGGCCGAGATGCTCCGCGAGGCGAAAGACTCGCTGGCCTTCGCCCTCGAAGCCGGGAGACTGGGCTCGTGGCAGCTCGATCTCGAGACGGGCGACATTTCCTGCTCGAGCCTCGGTAAGCGGAATTTCGGCCTGCCGGCCGACGCCGAGCTCACGCACGCGACGCTCCTTAAACTCATCCATCCCGATGACAGGGCCTGCGTCGAGGGTGAGATTCGAGCGTCGCTTGAGCGGGGCGCGGAATACAATGTCGAATATCGCATCGTCTGGCCCGACGGCTCGGAACACTGGGTTCACATCCGCGGCCGGGCGGCGTTCGACGAGCGGGGGAGGCCGGTCCGCATGGCGGGCGTGAGCCTGGACGTCACCGAGCGAAAGCAGGCGGAGCAGGCCCTCCGCACGAACGTCGAACGGCTCAAGACGGAGGACAAACGTAAGAACGAGTTCCTGGCCATGCTCGCCCACGAGCTTCGGAACCCGCTCTCCGCCATCTCCAACTCCACGGAGGTCGCCAAGCGAAGCCAGTCCAAGCAGCACGTCGAATGGAGCCTGAAGGTCATCGAGAAGCAGGTCAGGCATCTCTCGCGGATGATCGACGACTTACTCGACGTGTCGCGGATCACGCGCGGCGCGATCGACCTTCGCGCGGAGTCGCTCCAACTCTCGTCCATCCTCTACTCGGCGGTTGAAACCGCGCGGCCGTTCATCGAGGAAAAGAAACAGACCCTTTCGGTTGATATCGACCTCGACCTCGAAGGGATGAAAATCCAGGGCGATGCGACGAGGCTCGAACAGACCTTCGTCAACTTGCTCAACAACGCCGCGAAATACACGAATCCCGGCGGACGCATCGGGTTGTCGGCGCGCCGCGACGACGGTTTCGTCGTCGTCCGCGTGAGCGACACGGGCGTGGGAATGACGCCCGAGCTGCTCGCCCGGGCGTTCGACCTGTTCGCGCAGGGAGACCGCGCGGCGGCCCGCGCCGAGGGGGGACTCGGCATCGGCCTCACCCTGGTCAAGAGCCTCGTCGAGTTGCATGGCGGCACGGTTGCGGCGTCGAGCGCCGGCCCGGGCGAAGGCAGCGAGTTCACCGTCCGCCTGCCCCTCGCCGAAGTCGCGGTCGCGGAGGGAACGCGCTGGAAAGAGGCCGATCTCGACGCGGAAAAGCGCGGCGTGCGCATCCTGGTCGTCGATGACAACGCCGACACGGCCGCTGGCATGGCGCGCCTGCTCAAGCTCCTCGGTCACGACGTCGCCGTCGCTCAGGACGGCCCGACCGCCGTTGAGGCGGCGCGATCGCACCGTCCCGACGTCGTCCTGCTCGACATCGGACTCCCGGGGATGGACGGCTACCAGGTTGCGAGGGCTCTGCGAAATGAGGGTTTCGCGACCGCGGTCATCGTCGCCGTGTCCGGCTATGGTCAGGAGGACGACGTCAGGCGGTCGCAAGCCGCCGGCTTCAACCATCACCTCGTCAAGCCGGTCGACTTCGACTCGCTCATCTCGCTCCTCGGCGGCCTCTAA
- a CDS encoding DUF3500 domain-containing protein yields the protein MARFDDRKSETPADCEGFSRRDFVRTLGAGVLGASVPWIGLPAWAADAKPSKDRPSPSDLSETAVARFYKTLNKTQRETICFPFDHNLRTVVKNNWSIVKPTIKDLDKEQQALCREIMKNLCSEEGYERFMKQMKDDSGGFNAYHVAVFGEPETDKPFEWVLTGRHDTLRVDGDSVAGSAFGGPIFYGHAAGGRDEEDAKHTANVWWHQGELANDIFKTLDDKQKARALVDDAEDDDQKTISLKGAKLPPTGLAIADLDGQQKAMTTKLVDAMLRMFREVDAAEVRHCLEAAGGVDKLRITFFKEGDIDDDGVWDIWKLEGPAFSWYFRGSPHVHAWLNVARPA from the coding sequence ATGGCGCGGTTCGACGATCGCAAATCGGAAACACCGGCGGATTGCGAGGGTTTCTCGCGTCGTGATTTCGTGAGGACCCTGGGTGCCGGGGTTCTGGGCGCGTCGGTCCCCTGGATCGGACTGCCCGCCTGGGCGGCCGACGCCAAGCCGTCGAAGGACCGGCCCAGCCCCTCGGACCTCTCCGAGACGGCCGTCGCGCGGTTCTACAAGACCCTCAACAAGACCCAGCGGGAGACGATCTGCTTCCCGTTCGACCACAACCTCCGCACCGTGGTCAAAAACAACTGGAGCATCGTCAAGCCGACGATCAAAGATCTCGACAAGGAGCAGCAAGCGCTCTGTCGTGAGATCATGAAGAACCTTTGCAGCGAAGAAGGCTACGAACGGTTCATGAAGCAGATGAAGGACGACTCGGGCGGCTTCAACGCTTACCACGTCGCGGTCTTCGGCGAGCCCGAGACCGACAAGCCGTTCGAGTGGGTGTTGACCGGCCGGCACGACACCTTGCGCGTCGACGGCGACAGCGTGGCGGGCTCGGCGTTCGGCGGGCCGATCTTCTACGGCCACGCCGCCGGCGGTCGCGACGAAGAAGACGCCAAGCACACGGCGAACGTCTGGTGGCACCAGGGCGAGCTAGCCAACGACATCTTCAAGACGCTCGACGACAAGCAGAAGGCGCGGGCGCTGGTCGACGACGCCGAGGATGACGACCAGAAGACGATCAGCCTGAAGGGCGCGAAACTCCCCCCCACCGGCCTGGCGATCGCCGACCTCGACGGCCAGCAGAAGGCCATGACGACCAAGCTCGTCGACGCCATGCTCCGCATGTTCCGCGAGGTCGACGCGGCGGAAGTCCGCCACTGCCTCGAAGCCGCCGGCGGCGTCGACAAACTGCGGATCACCTTCTTCAAGGAAGGCGACATCGACGACGACGGCGTCTGGGACATCTGGAAGCTCGAAGGCCCCGCCTTCTCCTGGTACTTCCGCGGCTCCCCCCACGTCCACGCCTGGCTCAACGTCGCGCGTCCCGCCTGA
- a CDS encoding aldose 1-epimerase family protein: MRTFVLTDVSHDAWVESFAIEGEALGSPAFRGCSVAKRRLHGGRREGVDLIEIDNGALAFSIIPTRGMNIWKASCGGDRIGWDSPTADGPVNPAYVNLLDLGGIGWLAGFDELLARCGLMSNGAPHRDGDTIVPLHGRIANIPASYVAIHIDDKPPHEIVVEGRVDESFLFGAGVRMTTRISTVPGSKRLTVRDEFENLKDQPVEMQILYHWNFGPPYLEEGSRFVAPVKTLIPRDPRAVEGLAAYDVYGPPEPGFAEQAYFFELLADGDAGKTVAMLRNQGGDKGVALRYPLAQLPCFTLWKNTAGARDGYVTGLEPAANYPNPRPFEKARGRVLTLPVNGRHVAETVLEALDDRSAVAKVEAEIGRLQAHAAPVVHLSPREPFAAEG, from the coding sequence ATGAGAACATTTGTGCTGACGGATGTGTCTCACGATGCCTGGGTCGAGTCGTTCGCGATCGAAGGCGAGGCGCTCGGGTCGCCGGCGTTTCGGGGCTGCTCGGTCGCCAAGCGGAGGCTCCACGGCGGCCGGCGCGAGGGCGTCGACTTGATCGAGATCGACAACGGCGCGCTTGCGTTCTCGATCATCCCGACCCGCGGGATGAACATCTGGAAGGCGTCGTGCGGCGGCGACCGGATCGGCTGGGATTCTCCCACCGCCGACGGTCCCGTCAATCCGGCTTATGTGAACCTGTTGGATCTGGGCGGAATCGGCTGGCTGGCGGGTTTCGACGAGCTGCTGGCGCGTTGCGGTCTGATGAGCAACGGCGCGCCGCACCGCGACGGCGATACGATCGTTCCCTTGCACGGCCGGATCGCCAACATCCCGGCGTCGTACGTCGCGATCCACATCGACGACAAGCCGCCGCACGAGATTGTGGTCGAGGGCCGCGTCGACGAGTCGTTCCTGTTCGGGGCGGGGGTGCGGATGACGACCCGGATCTCGACGGTGCCGGGCTCGAAGCGGCTGACGGTCCGCGACGAATTCGAGAACCTGAAGGATCAGCCGGTGGAGATGCAGATCCTTTACCACTGGAACTTCGGCCCGCCGTACCTGGAAGAAGGCTCGCGGTTCGTCGCCCCGGTCAAGACGCTGATCCCGCGCGATCCGCGCGCCGTCGAGGGGCTGGCCGCGTACGACGTCTACGGGCCGCCCGAGCCGGGCTTCGCCGAGCAGGCGTATTTCTTCGAACTGCTCGCTGACGGCGACGCCGGCAAGACGGTGGCGATGCTCCGCAACCAGGGCGGCGACAAGGGGGTGGCGCTTCGCTATCCGCTCGCCCAGCTCCCGTGCTTCACGCTCTGGAAGAACACGGCGGGCGCTCGCGACGGCTACGTCACCGGCCTGGAGCCGGCCGCCAACTACCCCAATCCGCGACCGTTCGAGAAGGCCAGGGGGCGCGTCTTGACCCTGCCGGTCAACGGTCGCCACGTCGCCGAGACGGTCCTCGAAGCCCTTGACGACCGCAGCGCCGTGGCCAAGGTCGAGGCCGAGATCGGTCGGCTGCAAGCGCACGCCGCGCCTGTCGTCCACTTATCGCCCAGAGAGCCGTTCGCGGCCGAGGGCTGA
- a CDS encoding alpha/beta fold hydrolase, with the protein MSTMFTMRTGRLLEVCEYGDPGGRPIFFFHGLIGSHYQASYVADQAKARGLRIIAPNRPGVGESEFVERASVLDAVDDVEDVAEALRIDDFSVIGISGGAPYALAVLHRLAGRIRTITVLSGMGPARLRGALQGMERRRRLFFELGSRSPKLARQAFEQAGVRYRADPPRFLKSLVRTWSAADRRLFEREDVFNLFLKDLDQVFDSSAAAAGLAQELKFYRKYGFAIENLPADKRVTLWQGLDDNITPPTMAWRLAQVLPNREAHLVPGGHFVAIEIADQVIDRLVRQLDGHD; encoded by the coding sequence ATGTCCACGATGTTCACGATGCGGACCGGCCGGCTTCTGGAGGTTTGCGAGTACGGCGATCCGGGGGGGCGGCCGATCTTCTTCTTTCACGGGCTGATCGGATCACATTATCAGGCGTCGTACGTGGCCGATCAGGCCAAGGCGCGGGGGCTGCGGATCATCGCGCCCAATCGGCCGGGGGTCGGCGAGTCGGAGTTCGTCGAGCGCGCGAGCGTTCTGGACGCCGTCGACGACGTGGAGGACGTGGCCGAGGCCCTGCGGATCGACGATTTCAGCGTGATCGGGATCTCGGGAGGCGCGCCGTACGCCCTGGCGGTCTTGCATCGGCTCGCCGGACGAATCCGCACGATCACGGTGCTCAGCGGAATGGGGCCGGCGCGGCTGCGCGGGGCGTTACAAGGGATGGAACGTCGCCGTCGGCTGTTTTTCGAGCTGGGTTCGCGGTCGCCGAAGCTCGCGCGCCAGGCGTTCGAGCAGGCTGGCGTGCGCTACCGGGCCGATCCGCCGCGATTCCTCAAGTCGCTCGTCCGCACGTGGTCGGCCGCCGATCGCCGGCTGTTCGAGCGTGAAGACGTGTTCAATCTGTTTCTTAAAGACCTGGACCAAGTCTTCGACTCGTCCGCCGCCGCGGCGGGTCTGGCGCAAGAGTTGAAGTTCTATCGCAAGTACGGCTTCGCGATCGAGAACCTGCCGGCCGACAAGCGGGTGACGCTCTGGCAGGGGCTCGACGACAACATCACGCCCCCCACCATGGCCTGGCGGCTGGCCCAGGTCCTGCCGAACCGTGAGGCCCACCTGGTCCCTGGCGGCCACTTCGTGGCGATCGAGATCGCCGATCAGGTGATCGACCGGCTTGTTCGGCAACTCGACGGGCATGATTGA
- a CDS encoding heavy metal translocating P-type ATPase, translating to MASGSRCTFHVRGLDCAHEVELLRAAVKDAPGVENLGFDLINGMMTVDYQDGQVDPRRLAERITKNSGLETTLVGDVEPGAETAASWWSHHGRTFTTVVSGVALAAGILLGWLGSHRAAMTCMALAVVAGGVWLFPRAARSLRRLRLDVDVLMGLAILGAMALGEWDEAATVAFLYGVSESLEALSVARARRAIRKLLEVAPDTAERIGLDGQVATIPADQVVAGDRILIRSGDKVPIDGSVLKGRSSVDQKAITGESVPVDRGPGDTVFAGTVNGDGTLEVEASGPVGDALISRIVEQVRAAQAGRAPVERRISQFALVYTPIVVAVALLVMVVPLLYAWATVGGSAVTWELGREWFGRGLVMLVIACPCALVIATPVAVVSGLASAARRGVLIKGGEFLEEVGRLRAIAFDKTGTLTLGQPDVVEVVCAPGHDDQAKVLRIAAALGDRGGHVLGKAIARHARELRIDVPAADDYTAIPGKGALGRVDTIEYHLGSHRYIDEAGLCRPEFHDELDKAETAVGTSVALTATSGPLGWIRLADQPRPEAAAVLAELHKLGLRTIMLTGDNRRTAAAVASELGVGEQRSELLPADKVSAIDEYSSLHGPTGMVGDGVNDAPALAAARVSIALGGVSSGAALETADVVLMADDLRRLPWLIRHSRATLRMIHQNIALAVGSKLAVLILALFGLANLWMAVAADVGATLVVVANALRLLRPAED from the coding sequence ATGGCAAGCGGTTCTCGTTGTACGTTCCACGTCCGCGGCCTCGATTGCGCCCATGAAGTCGAGTTGCTCCGCGCCGCGGTGAAGGATGCGCCGGGCGTCGAAAACCTGGGGTTCGACCTGATCAACGGCATGATGACCGTCGATTACCAGGACGGCCAGGTCGATCCCCGCCGCCTCGCCGAGCGGATCACGAAGAACAGCGGCCTGGAGACGACCCTCGTCGGCGACGTCGAGCCCGGTGCGGAAACCGCCGCCTCGTGGTGGTCGCATCACGGCCGGACGTTCACGACCGTCGTCTCGGGAGTCGCGCTCGCGGCCGGGATTCTCCTCGGCTGGCTCGGCTCTCATCGAGCCGCGATGACTTGCATGGCCCTGGCGGTGGTCGCGGGGGGCGTCTGGTTGTTCCCCCGGGCCGCGCGCAGCCTGCGGCGGCTGCGGCTCGACGTCGACGTCCTGATGGGCCTGGCGATCCTCGGCGCCATGGCCCTCGGCGAGTGGGACGAGGCGGCGACCGTCGCGTTCCTTTACGGCGTCTCCGAATCACTCGAAGCTCTCAGCGTGGCCCGCGCCCGCCGCGCGATCCGCAAGCTGCTGGAAGTCGCCCCTGACACCGCCGAGCGGATCGGCCTCGACGGCCAGGTCGCGACGATCCCGGCCGATCAGGTGGTCGCCGGCGACCGCATCTTGATCCGGTCCGGCGACAAGGTGCCCATCGACGGCTCGGTGCTCAAGGGGCGGTCGAGCGTCGATCAGAAGGCGATCACCGGCGAGTCGGTCCCCGTCGACCGAGGTCCCGGCGATACGGTCTTCGCGGGGACCGTCAACGGCGACGGCACGCTCGAAGTCGAAGCCTCGGGCCCGGTCGGCGACGCCCTGATCTCGCGGATCGTCGAGCAAGTCCGCGCCGCGCAGGCCGGCCGCGCGCCCGTCGAGCGGCGGATCTCGCAATTCGCGCTCGTCTACACGCCGATCGTCGTGGCCGTCGCCTTGCTGGTGATGGTCGTCCCCCTGCTTTACGCCTGGGCGACGGTCGGCGGCTCGGCCGTGACCTGGGAGCTGGGCCGCGAATGGTTCGGTCGCGGGCTCGTGATGCTGGTGATCGCCTGCCCGTGCGCCCTGGTGATCGCCACGCCGGTCGCCGTGGTCAGCGGCCTGGCCTCGGCCGCCCGTCGCGGAGTCCTGATCAAGGGGGGCGAATTCCTCGAAGAAGTCGGCCGGCTGCGGGCGATCGCCTTCGACAAGACCGGAACGCTGACGCTCGGCCAGCCCGACGTCGTCGAGGTGGTCTGCGCGCCGGGCCACGACGATCAAGCGAAGGTCCTGCGGATCGCCGCGGCGCTCGGCGATCGAGGCGGCCACGTGCTCGGCAAGGCGATCGCCCGGCACGCGCGCGAGCTGCGGATCGACGTCCCCGCCGCCGACGACTACACGGCGATCCCCGGCAAGGGAGCGCTCGGCCGGGTCGACACGATCGAGTACCACCTGGGGAGCCACCGCTACATCGACGAGGCCGGCCTCTGCCGTCCCGAGTTCCACGACGAGTTGGACAAGGCCGAAACCGCCGTCGGCACATCGGTCGCGCTCACGGCGACGAGCGGTCCGCTCGGCTGGATTCGACTCGCCGACCAGCCGCGCCCCGAGGCGGCGGCCGTGCTCGCCGAGCTGCACAAGCTGGGCCTGCGGACGATCATGCTGACCGGCGACAACCGGCGCACGGCGGCGGCCGTCGCCAGCGAGTTGGGGGTCGGCGAACAGCGTTCCGAGCTGCTGCCCGCCGACAAGGTGAGCGCCATCGACGAGTATTCATCGCTGCACGGGCCGACCGGCATGGTCGGCGACGGCGTCAACGACGCCCCCGCCCTGGCCGCCGCCCGCGTGAGCATCGCCCTGGGGGGCGTCTCCAGCGGCGCGGCGCTCGAGACGGCCGACGTCGTCCTCATGGCCGACGACCTCCGCCGGCTCCCCTGGCTGATCCGCCACAGCCGCGCCACGCTCCGGATGATCCACCAGAACATCGCGCTGGCCGTCGGCTCGAAGCTCGCCGTCTTGATCCTCGCCCTGTTCGGTCTCGCCAACCTCTGGATGGCCGTCGCCGCCGACGTCGGCGCCACCTTGGTCGTCGTTGCCAACGCCCTGCGCCTGTTGCGGCCGGCCGAGGATTGA
- a CDS encoding PSP1 C-terminal domain-containing protein, with amino-acid sequence MDPESDCLVRYGLMGHVGWFALDAGLGSRFERGQAVVIRTSRGMELGEVLVVPGASADPTRRRAAEDSIGTFRVLRSADADDLALGREVERLREARFDACRRIVSDAGWPLELIDVEPLLDLTTVLHYFYFGGDELDLGPVRARFRASCDFDVNFEDLRAEPAKADEPPPVAAAAARKGGCGDCDCGAGGCSTASKPPREAVAAATDCAETPHSGCSSCGVAALLKDRRRAPTAAS; translated from the coding sequence ATGGATCCGGAATCGGATTGTCTGGTCCGGTACGGACTGATGGGGCACGTGGGCTGGTTCGCCCTCGACGCCGGCCTCGGGTCGCGGTTCGAGCGCGGGCAGGCCGTCGTGATCCGCACCAGCCGGGGGATGGAGCTGGGCGAAGTCCTGGTCGTGCCGGGAGCGTCGGCAGACCCGACCCGTCGTCGCGCCGCCGAGGATTCGATCGGGACGTTTCGGGTGCTTCGCTCCGCCGACGCCGACGATCTCGCGCTCGGCCGCGAGGTCGAGCGGCTTCGCGAAGCGCGGTTCGACGCCTGTCGACGGATCGTGTCGGATGCCGGCTGGCCTCTGGAGCTGATCGACGTCGAGCCGTTGCTCGACTTGACGACGGTTCTCCACTACTTCTATTTCGGCGGCGACGAGCTTGACCTGGGTCCGGTGCGCGCGCGGTTTCGCGCCTCGTGCGACTTCGACGTGAACTTTGAAGATCTGCGAGCCGAACCGGCGAAGGCGGACGAACCGCCCCCCGTCGCGGCAGCCGCGGCTCGCAAAGGGGGCTGCGGCGATTGCGACTGCGGGGCCGGCGGCTGTTCCACCGCCTCGAAGCCGCCGCGCGAGGCCGTCGCCGCCGCGACCGATTGCGCCGAGACCCCGCATTCGGGCTGTTCCAGTTGCGGCGTGGCCGCGCTCTTGAAAGACCGTCGCCGCGCGCCGACCGCGGCGTCGTAG
- a CDS encoding RNA polymerase sigma factor, with translation MVSRDELDVPDLIARAKLGDEAAFNQLLHRFEGEVRMMVRGRLPKTMRGQYDSMDFVQAVWQSFFADLKDRPQEFENARHLRKFLDGMARNKVFEQHRRLTKTEKYAVKREERLYVRRGDREVERELIARGPSPSETVQAGERLAQLTSGCNAREIEVITLRYQGLTLDEIAARTGMCERSARRIIDSARARMEARGWQ, from the coding sequence TTGGTCTCGCGAGACGAGCTGGACGTCCCCGACCTGATCGCGCGCGCCAAGCTCGGTGACGAGGCCGCGTTCAATCAGTTGCTGCACCGGTTCGAGGGCGAGGTGCGGATGATGGTGCGCGGTCGGCTGCCGAAGACGATGCGCGGCCAGTACGACTCGATGGATTTCGTCCAGGCCGTGTGGCAGAGCTTTTTCGCGGATTTGAAGGACAGGCCGCAGGAGTTCGAGAACGCCCGTCATCTCCGCAAGTTTCTCGACGGCATGGCCCGCAACAAGGTGTTCGAGCAGCACAGGCGGCTCACGAAGACCGAGAAATACGCGGTGAAGCGGGAAGAGCGGCTGTACGTCCGCCGCGGCGACCGCGAGGTCGAGCGCGAGCTGATCGCGCGCGGGCCGTCGCCGAGCGAAACCGTGCAGGCCGGCGAACGCCTCGCCCAGCTGACCTCGGGCTGCAACGCCCGCGAAATCGAGGTCATCACACTCCGTTACCAGGGTCTCACCCTGGACGAGATCGCGGCGCGCACCGGGATGTGCGAGCGGTCGGCGCGGCGGATCATCGATTCGGCCCGGGCGCGGATGGAGGCCCGGGGATGGCAATGA